A genomic segment from Nitratiruptor sp. YY08-10 encodes:
- a CDS encoding BatD family protein: protein MKILGSLVLIISIAFADFQVFLEKNPIYSGEPAQLHLKATGQKILLPNLQKVGSYPVADSANIVSQQIFNGHTRYTQEKIFTFYPDTNTTIGPLEAVIDGKKVQSKPIRLIVKPSSGKNANILFEMKVNKKEAYVGDPIVAELILKIRRTLRIVDYSFEPPKFSNFWVKELKSSNKYLEEHGEYLVKRIQFLLFPQKSSVLKIPPAVFKYAVASKTRDLFGFSITAPKWYQVVSNPVQIIVKALPQPVDIVGHFSLNVRVDKKEIHPNEPINLVVTIDGYGNLENFDGFDLNISNAVVYADKPKLKEQFKNGRLHARFTQKFSIIADRDFTIPALQVDYFDLKTKKIVHLHSKPISIKVLGAVVKESQQIAEAPMNQPNQKIVYMKNRKSEIFIFFAGFIAGIAIALIGFFLLRWKPLKKSFSFANKKELLNKLLPHVADNEEARAMAKALYEEIYEGKKHRISKKDVEELLKNLM, encoded by the coding sequence ATGAAAATCCTTGGTAGTTTAGTTCTTATCATCTCTATCGCATTTGCCGATTTTCAAGTTTTTTTGGAAAAGAATCCCATTTATTCGGGAGAACCGGCACAGCTTCATCTCAAAGCGACGGGACAAAAGATACTCCTTCCCAATCTTCAAAAAGTAGGATCGTATCCGGTTGCAGATAGCGCCAATATTGTTTCGCAACAGATATTCAACGGCCATACGAGATATACACAGGAGAAGATTTTTACTTTCTATCCCGATACAAATACGACGATTGGACCACTTGAAGCTGTTATCGATGGAAAAAAAGTGCAAAGTAAACCGATACGACTGATTGTCAAACCTTCAAGCGGAAAAAATGCCAACATTCTTTTTGAGATGAAAGTGAATAAAAAAGAGGCCTATGTAGGAGATCCGATTGTAGCAGAGCTTATTTTGAAAATTCGAAGAACCTTACGTATAGTGGATTACAGTTTTGAGCCTCCAAAATTCAGCAATTTTTGGGTCAAGGAGCTGAAAAGTAGCAACAAGTATCTTGAAGAGCATGGCGAATATTTAGTTAAAAGAATACAATTTCTCCTTTTTCCGCAAAAATCTAGTGTTTTGAAAATTCCACCTGCTGTTTTTAAATATGCCGTTGCCAGCAAAACAAGAGATCTTTTCGGTTTTTCTATCACGGCACCGAAATGGTATCAAGTTGTTTCAAATCCTGTGCAAATCATTGTCAAAGCGCTTCCCCAGCCTGTTGATATCGTTGGACATTTCTCTTTGAATGTGAGAGTCGACAAAAAAGAGATCCATCCTAATGAACCCATCAATCTTGTAGTGACAATCGACGGATACGGCAATTTGGAAAATTTTGACGGATTTGATCTTAATATTTCAAATGCTGTTGTTTATGCAGATAAACCAAAACTCAAAGAGCAGTTTAAAAATGGTCGATTGCATGCTCGTTTTACACAAAAATTTTCCATTATCGCAGACAGAGATTTCACGATCCCCGCATTGCAAGTAGACTATTTTGATCTTAAGACCAAAAAAATAGTTCATCTCCATAGTAAACCAATCTCTATCAAAGTTTTAGGAGCAGTTGTCAAGGAATCTCAACAAATAGCAGAAGCTCCTATGAATCAACCAAATCAAAAGATTGTTTATATGAAAAATAGAAAAAGTGAGATTTTTATCTTTTTTGCAGGGTTCATAGCAGGTATCGCGATTGCACTCATTGGGTTTTTTCTATTGAGATGGAAGCCATTAAAGAAAAGTTTCTCGTTTGCCAATAAAAAAGAGCTTCTCAACAAACTCTTGCCACATGTCGCCGACAATGAAGAAGCCAGAGCGATGGCAAAAGCGTTGTATGAAGAGATTTATGAAGGGAAAAAACATAGGATATCTAAAAAAGATGTGGAGGAGCTGTTAAAGAATTTGATGTAG
- a CDS encoding prephenate dehydrogenase — protein sequence MQVGIVGLGLMGGSLALDLKKKGIADRIVGYDRNPVHCQQAISLGLVDKIVDFEQIKTCDVIFLAIPVEGIIKALQQLTDIQPNTTIIDLGSTKEKIVKSCPPQIRKNFVAAHPMTGTEFSGPEAAIEGLYYDKIVVLCNIEENDPFHKERAENIFVKLGMQIVMMDAHEHDLHAAYISHLPHAISYALANSVLKQEDPKSILILAAGGFKDMSRLAKSNPAMWSDIFKQNKENLLRSFTTFNEEFSYAKELIEKERWEELEEWMKNATTLHQIL from the coding sequence ATGCAAGTTGGAATTGTGGGACTCGGCCTAATGGGCGGTTCATTGGCCTTGGATCTTAAAAAAAAGGGTATTGCGGATAGAATTGTCGGTTACGACAGAAATCCTGTGCATTGCCAGCAGGCGATTTCATTAGGTTTGGTAGATAAGATAGTTGATTTCGAACAGATCAAAACATGCGATGTAATCTTTTTAGCTATCCCTGTAGAAGGAATTATCAAAGCTTTACAACAGCTTACCGATATACAACCGAACACAACCATTATCGATCTTGGAAGCACAAAAGAGAAGATTGTCAAAAGCTGTCCGCCACAAATTAGAAAAAATTTCGTTGCAGCCCACCCTATGACTGGAACGGAATTTTCAGGTCCAGAAGCTGCCATCGAAGGGCTATATTACGACAAAATCGTTGTCTTGTGCAATATAGAAGAGAATGATCCTTTCCATAAAGAGAGAGCCGAAAATATTTTTGTTAAACTCGGTATGCAAATAGTAATGATGGATGCTCATGAGCACGACTTGCATGCAGCCTATATCAGTCATCTCCCCCATGCCATCAGTTATGCGTTGGCAAACTCCGTTCTCAAGCAAGAGGACCCCAAAAGCATCTTGATTTTGGCAGCGGGCGGTTTTAAAGATATGAGTAGACTGGCCAAAAGCAATCCTGCTATGTGGAGTGACATATTTAAACAAAACAAAGAGAATCTATTGCGTTCATTTACAACATTCAACGAAGAGTTTTCCTATGCCAAAGAGTTGATCGAGAAGGAGCGTTGGGAAGAGCTGGAAGAGTGGATGAAAAACGCCACCACCCTACATCAAATTCTTTAA